Proteins encoded together in one uncultured Sphaerochaeta sp. window:
- a CDS encoding transglutaminase-like domain-containing protein — MDLDEQRYTEQTALLDYTHPTIAALIQKQGWITLPSSSSRIAAVYTFVRDAIPFGYGEHFAVPASQVIAQGMGNCLTKTTLLMALLRAVGVPCRLKAAMISKVIHRGLLGEVSFLFSPRHLHHTWVELYYQDQWIEVGGHIVDRPYLEKLQQKFANFIGSFYGYGIAVTHFRNPPISWEEEETEIQSKAIRESLHTFNDPDAFFISHREAERRTHSLAYKLILRPKLNRSIRKLRNS, encoded by the coding sequence ATGGATTTAGACGAGCAACGATATACAGAACAGACAGCACTCCTTGATTATACACATCCTACTATCGCAGCACTCATCCAAAAGCAGGGCTGGATTACCCTCCCTTCCTCGAGCAGTCGTATTGCCGCAGTCTATACCTTTGTTCGTGATGCCATCCCCTTTGGGTATGGTGAGCACTTTGCAGTGCCTGCTTCACAGGTGATTGCCCAAGGTATGGGCAACTGCCTTACAAAGACCACGCTCCTGATGGCACTGCTTCGTGCAGTGGGAGTACCTTGCCGATTAAAAGCTGCTATGATCAGCAAGGTCATTCACCGTGGATTACTTGGTGAGGTCTCTTTCCTTTTCAGTCCACGACATCTGCACCATACATGGGTAGAATTATATTACCAAGATCAGTGGATTGAGGTCGGAGGACATATTGTTGACCGCCCCTATCTGGAAAAGCTCCAGCAAAAGTTTGCCAACTTTATCGGAAGCTTTTATGGCTACGGGATAGCCGTGACCCACTTCAGGAATCCCCCGATCAGTTGGGAGGAAGAGGAGACGGAGATCCAGAGTAAGGCGATCAGAGAGAGCCTTCACACCTTCAATGACCCTGATGCATTCTTTATCTCCCACCGGGAGGCAGAGCGAAGAACACACTCCCTGGCCTACAAACTGATCCTCCGGCCAAAGCTCAACCGTTCAATCAGGAAACTGAGAAATAGCTGA